A single window of Archangium gephyra DNA harbors:
- the ribD gene encoding bifunctional diaminohydroxyphosphoribosylaminopyrimidine deaminase/5-amino-6-(5-phosphoribosylamino)uracil reductase RibD: MRLLTRARMQKRTPRAKRAADFDRAVAEFFMRLALEEAAKGLGRTSPNPVVGAVLVKGGRIIARGYHRRAGTAHAEVVALEAAGAKARGADLYTTLEPCDHYGRTPPCSQAVLDAGVRRVFVGSSDPNPKVNGKGVARLRRAGVEVVTGVLKEEADKLNRPFFKSMSTGLPYVTLKAAVTLDGKLATATGDSRWVTGEQARAWVHRLRDQVDVILVGSTTVQRDNPQLTTRLAEGTGKDPVRVVVDSHLRLSPKLTVFTQRSPARTVVATLEDPASRKAKRFAAAGAEVWRMPAKQGRVDLEALLRRLAKEGLNHVLVEGGAEMYGSFLRESLADELLLFVAPKLIGGEGLSWSGSLGVKQMARALTVGKLSFEQVGEDLLLRARLSHTK; this comes from the coding sequence ATGCGGCTCTTGACGCGAGCGCGGATGCAGAAGCGCACCCCTCGGGCGAAGCGCGCGGCGGACTTCGACCGGGCGGTGGCGGAGTTCTTCATGCGCCTGGCGCTGGAGGAGGCCGCCAAGGGCCTCGGCCGCACCAGCCCCAACCCGGTGGTGGGGGCGGTGCTGGTGAAGGGGGGCCGCATCATCGCGCGTGGCTACCACCGGCGGGCCGGCACGGCGCACGCCGAGGTGGTGGCGCTGGAGGCCGCGGGGGCCAAGGCGCGCGGGGCGGACCTCTACACGACGCTGGAGCCGTGCGACCACTACGGGCGCACCCCGCCGTGCAGCCAGGCCGTGCTCGATGCCGGCGTGCGCCGCGTCTTCGTCGGCTCGTCCGACCCCAACCCCAAGGTGAATGGCAAGGGCGTGGCGCGGCTGCGGCGCGCGGGCGTGGAGGTCGTCACCGGCGTGCTCAAGGAGGAGGCCGACAAGCTCAACCGGCCCTTCTTCAAGTCCATGAGCACCGGCCTGCCCTACGTCACGCTCAAGGCGGCGGTGACGCTGGATGGCAAGCTGGCCACCGCCACGGGTGACTCGCGCTGGGTGACGGGAGAGCAGGCCCGCGCGTGGGTGCATCGGCTGCGCGATCAGGTGGACGTCATCCTCGTGGGCTCCACCACGGTCCAGCGGGACAACCCCCAGCTCACCACCCGGCTCGCGGAAGGGACGGGGAAGGATCCGGTGCGCGTGGTGGTGGACTCGCACCTGCGCCTGTCCCCGAAGCTCACCGTCTTCACCCAGCGCTCCCCGGCACGCACCGTGGTGGCCACGCTGGAGGACCCCGCCAGCCGCAAGGCGAAGCGCTTCGCCGCCGCGGGCGCCGAGGTCTGGCGGATGCCCGCGAAGCAGGGCCGCGTGGACCTCGAGGCGCTGCTGCGCCGCCTCGCCAAGGAGGGCCTCAACCACGTGCTGGTGGAGGGCGGCGCGGAGATGTACGGCTCGTTCCTGCGCGAGTCGCTCGCGGACGAGCTGCTGCTCTTCGTCGCCCCCAAGCTCATTGGTGGCGAGGGCCTGTCCTGGTCCGGCTCGCTCGGCGTGAAGCAGATGGCCCGCGCCCTCACGGTGGGCAAGCTTTCCTTCGAGCAGGTGGGTGAAGATCTGCTCCTTCGGGCGCGGCTTTCCCACACGAAGTAG
- the nrdR gene encoding transcriptional regulator NrdR, whose amino-acid sequence MRCPFCQDAENKVIDSRESHEGSVIRRRRECLQCKRRFTTYERVEELYPLIVKKDGRRETFDRDKLLAGLKKACEKRPVSADQLEETVVAIERLLQGMGEKEVPSSVIGEEVMRRLHGLDEVAYVRFASVYRSFRDISEFMEELKDLLSDRTRELKPPRPAGKDG is encoded by the coding sequence ATGCGTTGCCCCTTCTGCCAGGACGCCGAGAACAAGGTCATCGACTCGCGCGAGTCTCACGAGGGGTCCGTCATCCGCCGGCGCCGCGAGTGCCTGCAGTGCAAGCGGCGCTTCACCACGTACGAGCGGGTGGAGGAGCTCTATCCGCTCATCGTGAAGAAGGACGGGCGGCGCGAGACGTTCGACCGGGACAAGCTGCTCGCGGGGCTGAAGAAGGCCTGCGAGAAGCGGCCGGTGTCGGCGGACCAGCTCGAGGAGACGGTGGTCGCCATCGAGCGGTTGCTGCAGGGGATGGGGGAGAAGGAGGTGCCCTCGTCGGTCATCGGCGAGGAGGTGATGCGCCGGCTGCACGGGCTGGACGAGGTGGCCTATGTCCGCTTCGCCTCGGTGTACCGGAGCTTCCGTGACATCTCCGAGTTCATGGAGGAGCTGAAGGATCTGCTGTCGGACCGGACGCGGGAGCTCAAGCCGCCGCGTCCCGCGGGCAAGGACGGTTGA
- a CDS encoding cytochrome P450: MSANPMNPEARPAVPFNPYAPGYDVNPHPTLAKLRAEAPLFYWEQGRGWIISRYDDAIAVLRDNKRFSSSRADWEFAGMVGSAVSIPELLELNKNSLLSLSGQDHARVRKFVSPALTPRAVERLRPEIQAIVDELLDAAAAKGTIDVVADLAEHVPSRVIGTMLKMPKGQEALFMRFTYAVVKSIIPTLLRPEEVPELRTDLREGTRLLHEVIDERRRNPLENDILTTLIQTEEQGDRLNTQELLALVSSLIVGGFETTMHLIAFTVFHILQRPEVLAQVKADPELLKNTIEEVLRFDHFGKVGVSRYPLEDVELGGVKIRKGQMMLILLGSTLRDETAFDKAEVFDVRRNTNASIAFGHGAHYCIGASLARLEVQLTVGSLLQRFPELRMVKPPSFAPHPVIRQMKDLEVKLSP, translated from the coding sequence ATGTCCGCCAACCCGATGAATCCCGAGGCCCGTCCCGCGGTGCCGTTCAATCCGTACGCGCCCGGGTACGACGTGAATCCGCATCCCACGCTCGCGAAGCTGCGGGCGGAGGCGCCCCTCTTCTACTGGGAGCAGGGCCGGGGCTGGATCATCTCCCGCTACGACGATGCCATCGCCGTGCTCCGCGACAACAAGCGCTTCTCCTCCAGCCGGGCCGATTGGGAGTTCGCCGGAATGGTGGGCTCCGCCGTGTCGATTCCCGAGCTGCTGGAGCTCAACAAGAACTCGCTGCTCTCGCTCTCCGGCCAGGATCACGCCCGGGTGCGCAAGTTCGTCAGCCCCGCGCTCACCCCGCGCGCCGTCGAGCGGCTGCGGCCGGAGATCCAGGCCATCGTCGATGAGCTCCTCGATGCCGCGGCGGCCAAGGGCACCATCGACGTGGTGGCGGACCTCGCCGAGCACGTCCCGTCCCGCGTCATCGGCACCATGCTGAAGATGCCCAAGGGGCAGGAGGCGCTCTTCATGCGTTTCACGTACGCGGTGGTCAAGAGCATCATCCCCACCCTGCTGCGCCCCGAGGAGGTGCCCGAGCTGCGCACGGACCTGCGCGAGGGCACCCGGCTGCTCCACGAGGTCATCGACGAGCGGCGCCGCAACCCCCTGGAGAACGACATCCTGACCACCCTCATCCAGACCGAGGAGCAGGGCGATAGGCTCAACACCCAGGAGCTGCTTGCGCTGGTGTCCAGCCTCATCGTGGGGGGCTTCGAGACCACCATGCATCTCATCGCCTTCACCGTGTTCCACATCCTGCAGCGGCCCGAGGTGCTCGCGCAGGTGAAGGCCGACCCCGAGCTCCTCAAGAACACCATCGAGGAGGTGCTCCGCTTCGACCACTTCGGGAAGGTGGGTGTCTCCCGCTATCCGCTCGAGGACGTGGAGCTCGGCGGGGTGAAGATCCGCAAGGGGCAGATGATGCTCATCCTGCTCGGCAGCACCCTGCGCGACGAGACCGCGTTCGACAAGGCCGAGGTCTTCGACGTGCGGCGCAACACCAACGCGAGCATCGCCTTCGGCCACGGCGCCCACTACTGCATCGGCGCCAGCCTGGCCCGGCTCGAGGTGCAGCTCACCGTGGGCTCGCTCCTCCAGCGCTTCCCGGAGCTGCGCATGGTGAAGCCCCCTTCCTTCGCTCCCCACCCCGTCATCCGTCAGATGAAGGACCTGGAAGTCAAGCTCTCTCCGTGA
- a CDS encoding PilZ domain-containing protein, which translates to MDLSVWLTNFRELHERARRRLHTSDERALYLEAREQLARSLLAAQGHNLQPGASARRSFRVPKGMHVDVSFRAGALRSRTLDISSGGFSCLMSGAPGEGTLSGFVLWMPGQDEAPVVGRARIVAATPPSEQGNQRVSFTFEDVSDEDRERMEMLIFDLALGYIVA; encoded by the coding sequence ATGGATCTGTCCGTCTGGTTGACGAACTTCCGGGAGTTGCACGAACGCGCGCGCCGCCGGCTGCACACGAGCGATGAGCGGGCGCTCTACCTGGAGGCTCGCGAGCAGCTCGCCCGCTCCCTGCTCGCGGCCCAGGGCCACAACCTGCAACCGGGAGCCAGCGCCCGGCGCAGCTTCCGCGTGCCCAAGGGGATGCACGTGGACGTCAGCTTCCGCGCTGGCGCCCTGCGCAGCCGCACCCTGGACATCTCCTCCGGGGGCTTCTCCTGCCTGATGAGTGGCGCCCCCGGCGAGGGCACGCTCAGTGGCTTCGTGCTGTGGATGCCGGGGCAGGACGAGGCGCCGGTGGTGGGCCGTGCGCGCATCGTCGCGGCGACCCCGCCCTCCGAGCAGGGCAACCAGCGGGTCTCCTTCACCTTCGAGGACGTGAGCGACGAGGATCGCGAGCGGATGGAGATGCTGATCTTCGATCTGGCGCTCGGCTACATCGTGGCCTGA